The following is a genomic window from Halodesulfovibrio sp..
CTCGTTTACACGGGTTTGCAACGACATTCATCTGACCAGAATGCAGAGCAATACTCGAATGGATGATACACACACTTTATTCTTTTCTCTAACTTAGCTGGAAAATACCAATGAAAAACAGCTCGCATAAACCGGTTCGCATTCTCATTGTGGATCATCATGAGATTTACCGAATCGGATTACGGGAAAGCCTCTCTCAGCACTCCGATATGAGTGTTATCGGTGAAGCCTCGAACGGAGATGAAGCACTTTCTCAAGCTAAACATTTGCTGCCGGACATTATTCTCATGAACATAAACATGCCTGTGATGGATGGTGTTCAAACAAGCTTGGAAATCAAAAAATGCAACCTCACCAGCAAGATAATTATTTTGACCAACAACACCGCGGGAGATACGATTTTTTCTGCGATTAAATCTGGCGCAATGGGGTACTTGCTAAAAGACACCACTGCTACTGATCTCGCACAGCACATTCGCAAAGTTTACAACGGTGAACCTGCATTCACACCATCTATTGCTCTTGAAGCTCTTTCTATTATCGCCTCACCCGGTGAGCACAAACATGTAGAGCCACACCCGCTTACCCCGAGAGAAGTCGAAATTCTCCAGTTAGTAGCAGAAGGTAAAGGCAATAAAACCATTGCAACCGAACTTACCGTAAGCGAAGCAACGGTAAGCACGCATATGAATAACATTCTCACTAAGCTGCATTTGACCAACAGAGTGCAGGCTACGCTCTATGCTCTGCGCAAAGGTTTATCTTCTCTTGCGTAAATAATACTAAGATACTGCACAACAAAAGCCCCGCTACACTAAACAGGCAGCGGGGCTTTTCTCATACATAAAAAAAGAGGTACCCGTGAGGGTACCTCTTATAGTGGCTGTTAGCACACTGACTTTGATAAAAACAACTTCAGATTAGAAGTTGTACTGTACGCCGAGAGCAGCTTTGTAAACGTTGTCTACGCTCTTAGCAGCGCCACCGTCGAAATCAGTACCTGCGTAAGCGAGGTCAACGATGAAGTCGAGGTTAGGGTATGCAGAGTAAACAGTTACGAAGTCAAATTCGTAAGCACGGTCGTCGTCACCCCATACAGTCAGGTCAGAAGAATCTTCGTTAGTACCCTGAATGTAAGAAAGACGTACAGTGTGAGTTACGTTCTCGAGGAAAGTGAGTTCAGAAGCCTGAAGGGATACGCCCCATTTGCCAAGAGCAGTACCGAAGAGAGAATCGTTAGAAGTACCAGTAGCACCGAAACCAACGAAAGTAGTAGTAGTGAAGTCAAGACCGTCAGCGGTTGGCATGATGCCTTCGCCGTCATCGTCGTTACCAGAACCGTACCAAACAACGAATGCAGGAACAGCGAAGTCAGTTGCGTAAGCAGCTTTACCAGCTACGAGGAAGCCACCGTCTTCGTCAGTAACTTTACCGTACATACCGTCGAATGCGAGGGTAAGGTTTTCGATTGGAGCAGCTTCAACAGCAACACCGTACCACTGTGCATCTTCGCCACCAAAAGCAGCAGCGTTGTCGCCAACGTTAGCAAACATGAAGTATGGAGAAACAGAAACTGTACCGAAATCAGCTGCAACGATAGCACCGAAGAAGTCAACAGTAGTTTCAGATTTAGCAGTGTCGTAAGGACGTGCGAAGAAGCCAGTTACGCCTACGTTGTCGAAAGAAGTGCTAGCTACGATAGCTGCAACGTCGTCAGCGAGGATAGGGGAACCAGAAACTGCACCTGGAAGAGAAAGACCCTGGATACCAGCACGTACTTTAACAGCAGTGTTAGGAACCATGAAAGTCATGTAAGCACGACGAGTTTCGATGTTAACACCGTCAGCGCCGAGATCGCCACCGGAAGTTGGACCATTTTTAGGGCCTTTACCCCAAGTCTGGTCGATTTCGAAGTAAAGAGTACCGGAGAGATTTTCGTCAGTTACGATGTCAATCTGAGAACGGAAACGCTGGGAGAACTCGTTGAGGTCGCTACCAGTAGTTTTGTAGTCATCAGCGTTAGAGTAGTTGTAACCAGCATAAAGCATACCAGATGCTTTAAATTCAGCAGCAGAAGCGCCAAGAGCAGCGCCGAGCACCATGCATGCAGCAAGTGCGAGAACGATAATACGTTTCATAATAAATTTTCCTTCTTAAATTCACTAAGTGTCCAAAGTCAGTGACTGTTCAATTTTTTGTACCCAAAGGGTAAAAAATATACAGCCTAAGATGAAGCTCTTGTCAGGGCGGCTTCACATAGTATTTGCGGCTAACAAAACTATGTGTCCCTATGGTGAGCTTCATATATGAATAAGAATGGCTAAACTCTTATTTCATTCAATTTGAAAAGTGATTTTGTCTAATCTTTAAATTTCGAAACAAGAAAACTTGTCCTCATGTTTTCTAAAAACTAACCGAAAACATATAAAAGAAATACAAATCGCACTTTCAGAAACAGGTCTATCATGGTTCAAAGTTTTTACATCAATGAAAACTTAGAACCACACCGCATACATGATAGTATTTTTTATCCATACGCCTAGATAAAAATATGTAGACCGTTTCATGTAATCACTCTCTTAATCCTCTAAAAAGGTGAGATTTTATCGCAAAAAAGTGTTATCCCATTTTCATACGCCATTTAACACCGTTAACAACTTACTTTGCAAAACAGTACGTCCAAAGGTATATATATGTATCGCCCATATTTCTGTAGGCGTTATCTTGTAATGCAAAAAGCACAACTTTCTGATTCGATACACTCATCACTACTGTCTGGAGCGCCCTGTGTTTTCTTCCGTAAAAAAACTATTTACCAAAGCCCCAAAAAACTCTTCTCTCGAACAAGCATTGGCTGCATACAACCGCGAGGAATATGCTAAAGCCATTGCGCTGTTTGAATCGCTGGCACGAGAGAGAACGCCAAAGGCTCTTTATCACCTTGGCACATGTTACTACTGGGGGTTAGGAACAGATAAAAATCAGGAAAAAGGGCTTCGTCTATTCATTGCAGCAGCGGAACAGGGCTTTTACGAAGCACAAATGGAACTTGGGTACATCTACCGCTATGGTCATGGAGTAACAGCAGACGCTAAAACATCCGTACAATGGTATGAAAGAGCACGTGCTACTGGAAACCCAGATGCCATTGCAGAAGTTGCTCGTTGCTATGAATATGGGGAGGGAATTGATCAAAATATTCCCAGAGCACTGGATCTATATACTATAGCAGCTGAAGGCGGTAACGCTATGGCGCAGTTTGCGCTGGGCTGCTTTCACACCAAAGGTGTTGATGTTGATTACGACCTCGCCACCGCATTTTACTGGTTCAAACGCGCTGCTGAGCAGCACTTTGCTGATGCCTATATTCATGTAGCTGCATGCTATGCACGAGGTGAAGGTGTTGAATCAGACCTCAACCGCGCAATCATGTGGTATGCTAAAGCCGCAAAGCATGGGGATGCTGTGGCGCAGAACAATATGGGCTACTATTACACCACAGGTATTGGTGTTGTTCAGGATGAGGAAAAAGCGACATTCTGGTATTACCATGCAGCTAAACAGGGGCATGCCATTGCGCAGTATAACCTTGCAGAACGTTACAGAACAGGCAGCTCTGTTCCACAAAACGTTGTAGAAGCCGCTTACTTATATCTAGAATCTGCCAAACAAGGTGACAGAGATGCTCAATTCCGTATTGCCATGTGCTATAAATACGGCGAGGGGGTAGAAAAGAGCATAGAACAATTCATCTACTGGATTGAGGAAGCAGCGCGGCAAGGGCAGCGAGATGCTATCCGCGAAATCAGTGCATATGCCACTCCGGATATTCCGCCCCAAGAACCAAGCCAGAATGCGAAGCCTCAGACCATAGAGTAATACCACGTTTGATCATCAAACAAATATGGTGCAACACATCGTTGAGTTTACCCCAACGATGCGTTGCACTTTTTTTATGCAACGACAGCAACTTTGAGTATAACCTTATGGATGTCGCCATCTGCAACCATCGGCATGTGCGCATCTTCAGGAAAAAATATCGCAAACGCTCCAGATTCAACAGTAGCCCAGCTTGCCGGTTCTTCATCATAAAAATAAAGATCCTGATCTTCATTTGGCTTTTCAGCACCAGCTGTTACCAGTCTACGGGATTTCCACCCCATGCGTTCGGTTCCCCGCAACACAAAATGAATATCAATATAGTCGTCATGCGCTTCCAGCTTTGCTCCGGCAGCTGCCCTACCCTTATCTCGCACAACTGTTGCAAAAAGTTTCTTTCCCTCAATGGCATACTGCCCGTCCGCTAATTCGCGTAAATCTTCTCTGTTCAAAAAGGAAAAAGCCTTCGCAAAAAACGGCGACAAAGACTCATATTGCGCAGCATGGTCTAGCACATCTAAAATCATGGTTATAATCCTTCACACTATCATTATATATATTCATCTGAGGAAGATATAGCATATTACGAGACAACACGCTGAAAAATTTGAAAAATAAACCCTAAAAACTATTCATACAGAAAACCAAGCAGATCAATCTTCCTTCATTATTTTATTACTATGTTTTTTTTAACATACATTGCTGCCACTCTATAGCACACCACTATTAACATCGATATTTTAGATAGTTACACAATCCTGTGCCAAACAGAGCTTAATTGTCTTTTTTATTACTATAACAGCTATTTGTTATATCCATTTAGGCATAATAAATATGCAACCTCATATGGATTAAAAAATGACAACAGGCGCTCCAACAATGAGAATTCACCTCTGGCTCGAAACCTCTTCAGGGGTTCTTATCGGGCAAGGCAGGTTACAGTTGCTAGAATACATAGAGCATACTGGTTCACTTAGTGCTGCTGCCAAAGCTTTAGGAATGTCTTACAGAGCAGCCTGGGGCAAAATTAAAGCATCAGAAAAAATCCTCGGTATAAAACTGCTGGAGCAACAAGCTGGCAAAGGCTCTGCGGCTCAGCTGAGCACAGCAGCAAAACACCTTATCGCATCATATAAAGATTGGCTGACCAATGTAGAGCAGTACGCGCTGTCTTCGGCTGCCGAACACTTCGGGTATGCGCCTAATAAGTATTGGTCAATAAAAGACCTTCCTCCGCCAGTTATTTCTCAAAAATAAATATGCATTCGCGTTCCATGGCTGTACCGGACATACCGGACCACCGACAGGATAGGTGCGCCCTCAGCCGTGCTAATCATAACATACCGATATTACAGTTTTACCTTGCAGAAAAATCATACAGCGTGTGATGGTTTGTGCTGAGCATTGCAGGCAAGCAGTGCAATTCATTTACTCACAACAGGAGGTCAACGCATGAGTTATACGCGGCGAGGATTCCTAAAACTCACCAGCGCAGGGGTAGCATGCCTGTCCCTTGGTCAACTGGGGTTTGATTTGAAAGAAGCGCAAGCATATGCGACTTCGCTCAAAACCAAAGGTGCCAAAGAAGTCATCACAATCTGTCCTTTCTGTTCTGTAAGCTGTCACATCATTGCACATGTACGCGATGGAAAGCTCATCAGTACAGAAGGTGATCCAGATTTCCCAGTCAACGAAGGCGCACTATGTGCTAAAGGTGCTGCGCTTCTTTCCATGTCACGTAACGAGCATAGAGTTAAAAAGCCTATGTATCGTGCTCCATACAGTGACAAATGGGTAGAAAAAGATTGGGACTGGATGCTTTCCAAGATTGCCCGCAGAGTCAAAGAAACCCGTGATAAAGAACTTATCGTAAAAAATGATAAAGGTCAGACTGTAAACCGTCTGGAATCCATGTTCCTGCTTGGTACTTCGCATGCAAGCAACGAAGAATGTGCCCTTATCCATCAAGCCATGCGTAGCCTCGGTGTCGTCCACATGGACCACCAGGCGCGTATCTGACACAGCGCAACTGTAGCGGCTCTGGGAGAGTCGTTCGGACGCGGTGCAATGACAAACCATTGGATCGACATTAAAAATGCCGATTCAATCCTCATCATCGGCAGTAATGCCGCTGAACACCATCCAATTTCCTTTAAATGGGTATTACGGGCTAAAGACGCAGGGGCATCAGTGATGCATGTTGACCCTAAATTCTCCCGTACATCCGCCCGTTCAGATTTCCATGTCCCTATCCGTTCCGGCACAGATATCGCCTTTATGGGCGGTATGATTCACTACGTGCTTGAAAACGAAAAATACTTCAAAGACTATGTTGTAAACTACACCAACGCTCCATACATCGTAAGCGAAGACTTTGAATTTAATGACGGTCTGTTTAGCGGATATGACCCTAAGAATCGTATTTACGATCAAAGCACATGGAAATTTGATCTCGATTCCAAAGGTATTCCGAAAAAAGACGAGTCCCTCAAACACCCTCGGTGTGTTTTCAATCTCTTGCGAAACCACTTCTCACGATACAATATTGATAACGTCTCTTCTGTTACCGGTGTATCAAAAGATAATCTGCAAAAGGTATACTCCACATTCAGCTCAACAGGTAAGGCTGATCGTGCGGGTACTATCATGTACGCTCTCGGCTGGACTCAGCATACAGTGGGTGTGCAAAATATCCGTAGTGCTGCAATCCTACAGTTACTCCTTGGTAATATTGGTGTTGCTGGCGGTGGTATCAACGCATTGCGCGGGGAACCTAACGTACAGGGTTCTACTGACCATACCCTGCTCTACCATATTATCCCGGGCTATATGGCAATGCCTAAAGCCGACTGGCAGACATATGCAGAGTACAACAAAGCGAACACACCTGTTTCCAACGATTCACAAAGTGCAAACTGGTGGCAGCATAAGCCGAAGTACTTCACTAGCTTGTTAAAAGCTTGGTACGGCGAAAACGCTACTGATAAAAACGGCTACTGTTACAGCTTGCTCCCTAAAATTGAAAAGGGAGAAGACTATTCCTACATGTTCCTGTTTGACCGGATGTTCAACAACCAGATCAAAGGTGGCTTTATCATCGGTCTTAACCCTATGAACAGCGTGCCGAACTCTAACAAGTTGCGCAAAGCACTTGATAATTTGGACTGGCTGGTAACACAGGAACTGCACCACTCAGAAACTACAGACAACTGGCAGCGTCCAGATGCCGACCCTACAAAAATCAAAACCGAAGTCTTCCTGCTGCCTTCTGCACACCGTGTAGAAAAAGAAGGTACAGTAACCAACTCCGGTCGTTGGATTGGTTGGCACGACAAAGCAATTGAGCCGGAAGCTGAAGCCCGTTCCTTCGGTGCTGCATTCCATCCGCTGATGAATGAAATTCGTGGATTATACAAAAAAGAAGGCGGTACACTACCGGAAGCAATCACCCTGCTTAACTGGCCGAAGACATATGACGTTGAGTATTGGACACGCCTTATCAATGGTCAGTTCACCAAAGACACTGTTGTTAAAGGCAAAAAATACAAAAAAGGTCAGCAGGTTCCATCCTTTACCGCTTTGAGTGACAAAGGTGAAACCATGTCGCTCAACTGGCTCTACGCTGGTAGCTATACAGAAGAAGACGGAAACAAATCTAAACGCCGTAACCCAGAACAAACAGAGATGCAGGCTAACATTGGTCTGTACCCTAACTGGGCTTGGTGCTGGCCTGTAAACCGCCGCATTCTCTACAATAGAGCCTCAGTGAATGCTGACGGCATGCCGCTTAATCCTAAAAAAGCTGTCATCAAGTGGGATGGTAAAAAATGGATAGGTGATGTGCCAGACGGCGGCTGGAAACCACTCTCCAGCGGCAATGGCAGACATCCGTTCATCATGAGTAATCATGGACACGGTCAGATATTCGGTCCGGGCAGAAAAGACGGTCCAATACCTGAACATTATGAGCCAGTTGAAACACCAATTGATTCTCATCCGTTCTCAAAACAGCTCAGCAGTCCGGTATACAAATATGTGGATAGTTCTATGGATAAGCTTGCTAAACCGGCTGATCCTAACTTCCCTATTGTTCTCACCACCTACAGCGTTACCGAACACTGGTGCGGCGGTGGTGAAACTCGAAACGTACCGAACCTGCTTGAAGCTGAGCCGCAGCTCTACGTTGAGATGAGTCCGGAACTGGCTAAAGAAAAAGGTATCAAAAACGGTGACGGTGTCATTGTTGAAAGTATTCGCGGCAAAGTTGAAGCCATCGCCATGGTTACAGTCCGTATCCGCCCTCTTCAGGTCAAAGGTAAAACTGTTCACCTTGTGGGCATGCCTTTCTGCTTCGGCTGGACAACACCGGGAACAGGCGACTCAACAAACAGGCTTACTCCTTCGGTAGGTGACCCGAATACAACTATTCCAGAATACAAGGCTAGTTGCGTCAATATTCGTAAAGCAGACAAGCTTACCGAAATTGAAGTGTAGATCACCCCGTCTGCTGCACATGCAGCACGAGTAAAGGAGAAAGAACATGTCAAAAGCCTTTCTTATAGACACCACACGGTGCACGGCTTGTCGGGGCTGCCAGATTGCTTGCAAAGAATGGCATGAGCTACCCGCAAATAAAACAAAACAGGTTGGCACACATCAGAACCCACCTGATTTAAACGTAAATAACTACAAACTGGTACGCTTCAGTGAACATCTGGACGGGGAAACCATCACATGGAACTTCTTCCCCGATCAGTGCCGTCACTGTGTCGAACCTCCTTGTCAGGGAGCATCCGACACTGTGGAAGAAGGGGCTATCATTAAGGATGAAGCTACAGGCGCAGTTATCTTCACAGAAAAAATGAAACAATTTTCTGACGAAGACCTGCAATATGTTCGAGAGTCATGCCCGTACGATATCCCACGCTGGGATGCAAAAACAAAACGTCCGGGTAAATGCAATATGTGTATCGACAGAATTCAGGAAGGCAAACTTCCAGCATGTGTGCATGCATGTCCGACTGGGGGCATGAACTTTGGCGACAGAGAAGAAATGCTCGCACTTGCACAAACACGACTCGCAAAAGTCAAAAAAGAGCACCCAAAAGCAATGCTTGTCGACCCTGAAGATGTCAGTGTCATCTATCTGCTTGCAGAAGCACCGGAGCGCTACCACACACATGTGGTTGCACAAGCACCTGTGCCTACATCGCGCAGACAGCTCTTTGCCTCTTTGCGTACCTCTGTAACATCTGTGTCCAAGTCCTAGCTACTGAACTCAAGGGGGTGATGACGAATCATCACCCCCTATCCTGTATAGGAGATATTCATGCAAAATGTTGCCACTACTTCAACCGCCCCTCTTTCAGTTTCACAAACATTACATACTGCATGTGAAAGACATCCTGCGCTTGCAACGCTTATTACACATTTTTCCGCACTCTATTCTGCCCATGCCGAACTTATCCCAAAACTTACTGAAAAAATGGCAGAAGATGCAAACTGTCCTGAACCTGTCCTGCATAAAGGACGCCTCCAACAAGGCGTGCCTGTTCTGGCAGATGCGTCCCTTGAGTGGGCGGAAAGCTATTACCCTGACATCGCTGAAGGACTCTTTGAGCCACTATCACAAATCGGCACAATGCAGCAGTCTGTTGAGCTCTATCAAACCGCTATTGCAGATAAAAAACTATCCATCACTGATCTGCTCAGTGCTGTACAAGATTCCAACGAATCTGCACTCACGCAACACGCAGCAACAGCAGGTATGGAATACGGCACGCTGCTTTTCATCACACAACAAATTTTGCATAGCCTGCTCAGCGCCTACGTTGCTGTCCATAACGCAGCATTTGAAAAAATCTTCTGGCGAGAAGCCTATTGCCCTGTCTGTGGCTCTTTTCCAGATATAAGCACCTTGCAACGCCCCGATCCCGATCAATCCGAATTCCTCGCAGGCGGCGGCGGTAAAAAAATGATGCACTGTTCTACCTGCTCACATGAATGGCATTTCCGTCGCGGAACCTGTCCCGCTTGCAATCATGATGAAGTCGGCGCAATTCACTACTTCCACGTAGAAGACAATTCCGCAGAGCGCGTAGAATACTGCGAAAAATGCAAAACGTATCTCAACAATATTGACTTACGTAATTCTACCACAACACCGGATCTTACAGTTGCGCCATTAACATTGATTCACCTTGATATGCAGGCTGCACAGAAAAAGCTTAAACCACTCGTACGCAGTCTATGGAACACTTTTTAGCTTTACAGGACAACGTATGCCAAACGTATCAGCAGCAAAACCCTGTTCCATACATCAACAAATGGTTACCCGAACTATTTTGCGATACCGCGAACAGAAGGTACACCCATCGGACGATAACATCCTTGTGGAAGCTCCGCTTGCCATCACGTTAAATTCTGTCCCCATTGCTAAGCTGGAATGTACTCCGGGGAACGAAGTCGCGCTTGCTTTAGGCTTTTGCATTACGGAACAACTTATTTCCACAACTGAACAAGTCGAGCTAGCCCATTGCAAAAGTATGGTGGAGGGAACTGAAGTAGCTCTTACCATACAAGGTGGCGTCAAACGTGTGTATCGAATCCTTCAACGCAAGGGGGTACGCATCAGTAGCTCCTGCTATGGCAACAATTCAGGTATTCTTCCGAACATGTACACGCTTGCTGGACATGACTGCATGCTCACCCCTGCGCAACTCTACGGACTGCAAAAAGAGTCTGAAGCATGTCAGGAACTGTTCCGCAACACAGGCGCAACACACTTCTGCGCCCTGTACGACAAGAACCTTTCGCTGATTGCGTATAGCGAGGATGTAGGACGGCATAATGCTCTGGACAAATCCATCGGGCAGACAATGCAGTCCGGTCACATTCACGGCATCCGGCTTATCCTCCTTTCCTCACGGGTCAGCCATGAGATGGTACGCAAATCCGCTGCGGTTAATTCTCAGATTATTGCAGGATTCTCTGCCGTAACCAGCTCGGCAATCCGCCTTGCAGAACAAACCAACAGGACTCTGCTGGGCTTTGTACGTAATGGTCGCATGAACATCTATTCCCATAGCGAACGACTGGGCTTTTCATCTCCAAAACCGCAAATGCTGCGGGAACCAACAACCGTTAATTACGCTTTGTAACCCCATCACACTGATTATTGGAGCAACACAATGTCTCAAGCTCACGACATCCAACCTGCTTTTAAAAACATAGGTAGTCATACCTTTGATGAATTTATAAAAATGGCGACGCTATTTCACAACTATCCTGCACCGGGTTTGCTCATCGGCGGATACATGGTGGAAGAAGCCCGAAAGCATATGCCGGAAGGCACTCTCTACGAAGCCATATCTGAGACAACGTGGTGTTTGCCGGACGCAATTCAAATGCTGACGCCCTGCACCATCGGTAATGGTTGGATGAATGTTTTGAACTTGGGTCGATACGCCATGAGCCTGTACGATAAATTCACCGGAGTAGGCGTGCGCGTTTGGTTAGACATAACAAAGATTCCCGAAGATTCAGAAATTCTTGTATGGCTCATGAAAGACAAACCTAAACAGGAACAAGATTCTGACAAACTGCGTAAAGAAATCGGATGCTACGGCGCAGATATACTTTCAACTATTCCTATCACCATTCCGAAGCCCAAGCTGATAAAACGCAGCAAAGGGAGCATCACCACCTGTTCATCATGTGGTGAACCCTATCCTTCTGCCCACGGAACGTTATGCAGAGCCTGTCAGGGAGAATCTCCATACGCAGGGCATGCAACACTTGCCTCTGCATCAAACATTGTATTCCCAGTACCGGAGCAGATCAAAACCATTCCAGCAAGTGCAGCACTCGGTCAAAATGCGGTGCATGATATGACAAGCATTATACCAAAAACAAGTAAAGGAGCCGCTTTTAAACGGGGTGACACATTTGGAGCAGGTGATCTTTGCAGATTGCAACAAATGGGAAAAAACAACGTCTATGTTGCAGAATCCGAAATTGGTGCGGAATGGGTTCACGAAGACAATTGCGCCAAAGCGTTTGCCGATGCCATGTGCGGAGAAGGGGTATGCCCGAAAGGTGAACCGCATGAAGGTAAAGTGACTCTTATAGCAGAACGTAAAGGTCTGCTGCGGGTCAACTCAGATACCATGAAAAAATTTAATATGTGTTCCGGTGTAATGGCTGCCTCACGTAACGGAAACACTATTGTCCGCAAAGGTACAGACATTGCCGGAACCCGTGCCATTCCGTTGTATCTGCAACGTTCCCAATTTGAGCACGCATTACAGGTTGTCCAAGAAGCCCCGCTTTTCGAAGTCCTGCCGCTCGCCACAGCAAAAGCTGGAGTTCTTATTACGGGCGATGAGGTGTACAACGGTGTTATTGAGGACAAGTTCCACAGCATTATCCATAAAAAGCTGCTGGGGCTTGGTGGCGATATACATCGCTCTACAATTGTACCGGACAATCGCACGGCAATTTGTGATGCAGCCAAAGAGTTTGTTGCAGCCGGTTGCAATATCATCATAACCACAGCGGGACTTTCTGTTGATCCTGATGATGTAACACGGCAAGGCTTGTTGGATGCCGGAGCACAAAATCTACTCTATGGCGCACCAATTTTGCCCGGAGCTATGACGTTGATAGGAAAAATAGACTCCATCCCTCTACTGGGAGTTCCGGCATGTGCACTCTTCTTCAAAAATACAAGTCTTGATCTTATCCTGCCCCGCCTTCTTGCCGGAATACAAATTACACGGGAAGAACTTGCGGCTATGGGTGAAGGCAGCATGTGCCTCACCTGTTCAAACTGTTCATTCCCTAAATGTCCGTTCGGAAAATAATTTCAGCAAAGCACAAGGTCTTCAACGGCACACTGAACACCTTCCCCCACAAAAGGGACTCTATCCAGAGTCCCTTTTCTATTTATTACAGTCTATCCAACTAGCTTTTGAAAAGCACATCGTCATTAGGTAAAAACCGCATTTCCCGCCTGCTGCTTTACCAAAAGATATCGATACATAGAGAAGCGTTATGTATAAAAAATCCTATTCATTATGCGATGA
Proteins encoded in this region:
- a CDS encoding response regulator transcription factor, translating into MKNSSHKPVRILIVDHHEIYRIGLRESLSQHSDMSVIGEASNGDEALSQAKHLLPDIILMNINMPVMDGVQTSLEIKKCNLTSKIIILTNNTAGDTIFSAIKSGAMGYLLKDTTATDLAQHIRKVYNGEPAFTPSIALEALSIIASPGEHKHVEPHPLTPREVEILQLVAEGKGNKTIATELTVSEATVSTHMNNILTKLHLTNRVQATLYALRKGLSSLA
- a CDS encoding outer membrane homotrimeric porin, with protein sequence MKRIIVLALAACMVLGAALGASAAEFKASGMLYAGYNYSNADDYKTTGSDLNEFSQRFRSQIDIVTDENLSGTLYFEIDQTWGKGPKNGPTSGGDLGADGVNIETRRAYMTFMVPNTAVKVRAGIQGLSLPGAVSGSPILADDVAAIVASTSFDNVGVTGFFARPYDTAKSETTVDFFGAIVAADFGTVSVSPYFMFANVGDNAAAFGGEDAQWYGVAVEAAPIENLTLAFDGMYGKVTDEDGGFLVAGKAAYATDFAVPAFVVWYGSGNDDDGEGIMPTADGLDFTTTTFVGFGATGTSNDSLFGTALGKWGVSLQASELTFLENVTHTVRLSYIQGTNEDSSDLTVWGDDDRAYEFDFVTVYSAYPNLDFIVDLAYAGTDFDGGAAKSVDNVYKAALGVQYNF
- a CDS encoding SEL1-like repeat protein → MFSSVKKLFTKAPKNSSLEQALAAYNREEYAKAIALFESLARERTPKALYHLGTCYYWGLGTDKNQEKGLRLFIAAAEQGFYEAQMELGYIYRYGHGVTADAKTSVQWYERARATGNPDAIAEVARCYEYGEGIDQNIPRALDLYTIAAEGGNAMAQFALGCFHTKGVDVDYDLATAFYWFKRAAEQHFADAYIHVAACYARGEGVESDLNRAIMWYAKAAKHGDAVAQNNMGYYYTTGIGVVQDEEKATFWYYHAAKQGHAIAQYNLAERYRTGSSVPQNVVEAAYLYLESAKQGDRDAQFRIAMCYKYGEGVEKSIEQFIYWIEEAARQGQRDAIREISAYATPDIPPQEPSQNAKPQTIE
- a CDS encoding YhcH/YjgK/YiaL family protein, with amino-acid sequence MILDVLDHAAQYESLSPFFAKAFSFLNREDLRELADGQYAIEGKKLFATVVRDKGRAAAGAKLEAHDDYIDIHFVLRGTERMGWKSRRLVTAGAEKPNEDQDLYFYDEEPASWATVESGAFAIFFPEDAHMPMVADGDIHKVILKVAVVA
- a CDS encoding LysR family transcriptional regulator, which gives rise to MRIHLWLETSSGVLIGQGRLQLLEYIEHTGSLSAAAKALGMSYRAAWGKIKASEKILGIKLLEQQAGKGSAAQLSTAAKHLIASYKDWLTNVEQYALSSAAEHFGYAPNKYWSIKDLPPPVISQK
- the fdnG gene encoding formate dehydrogenase-N subunit alpha, which gives rise to MSYTRRGFLKLTSAGVACLSLGQLGFDLKEAQAYATSLKTKGAKEVITICPFCSVSCHIIAHVRDGKLISTEGDPDFPVNEGALCAKGAALLSMSRNEHRVKKPMYRAPYSDKWVEKDWDWMLSKIARRVKETRDKELIVKNDKGQTVNRLESMFLLGTSHASNEECALIHQAMRSLGVVHMDHQARIUHSATVAALGESFGRGAMTNHWIDIKNADSILIIGSNAAEHHPISFKWVLRAKDAGASVMHVDPKFSRTSARSDFHVPIRSGTDIAFMGGMIHYVLENEKYFKDYVVNYTNAPYIVSEDFEFNDGLFSGYDPKNRIYDQSTWKFDLDSKGIPKKDESLKHPRCVFNLLRNHFSRYNIDNVSSVTGVSKDNLQKVYSTFSSTGKADRAGTIMYALGWTQHTVGVQNIRSAAILQLLLGNIGVAGGGINALRGEPNVQGSTDHTLLYHIIPGYMAMPKADWQTYAEYNKANTPVSNDSQSANWWQHKPKYFTSLLKAWYGENATDKNGYCYSLLPKIEKGEDYSYMFLFDRMFNNQIKGGFIIGLNPMNSVPNSNKLRKALDNLDWLVTQELHHSETTDNWQRPDADPTKIKTEVFLLPSAHRVEKEGTVTNSGRWIGWHDKAIEPEAEARSFGAAFHPLMNEIRGLYKKEGGTLPEAITLLNWPKTYDVEYWTRLINGQFTKDTVVKGKKYKKGQQVPSFTALSDKGETMSLNWLYAGSYTEEDGNKSKRRNPEQTEMQANIGLYPNWAWCWPVNRRILYNRASVNADGMPLNPKKAVIKWDGKKWIGDVPDGGWKPLSSGNGRHPFIMSNHGHGQIFGPGRKDGPIPEHYEPVETPIDSHPFSKQLSSPVYKYVDSSMDKLAKPADPNFPIVLTTYSVTEHWCGGGETRNVPNLLEAEPQLYVEMSPELAKEKGIKNGDGVIVESIRGKVEAIAMVTVRIRPLQVKGKTVHLVGMPFCFGWTTPGTGDSTNRLTPSVGDPNTTIPEYKASCVNIRKADKLTEIEV
- a CDS encoding 4Fe-4S dicluster domain-containing protein, which codes for MSKAFLIDTTRCTACRGCQIACKEWHELPANKTKQVGTHQNPPDLNVNNYKLVRFSEHLDGETITWNFFPDQCRHCVEPPCQGASDTVEEGAIIKDEATGAVIFTEKMKQFSDEDLQYVRESCPYDIPRWDAKTKRPGKCNMCIDRIQEGKLPACVHACPTGGMNFGDREEMLALAQTRLAKVKKEHPKAMLVDPEDVSVIYLLAEAPERYHTHVVAQAPVPTSRRQLFASLRTSVTSVSKS